In one window of Thermodesulfobacteriota bacterium DNA:
- a CDS encoding recombinase family protein has protein sequence MSKYFLYARKSSEAEDRQVLSIESQIGELKRIAENQNIEITEILTEARSAKEPGRPVFNSMMQRIYRGEANGVLCWKLDRLARNPVDGGSIIWAIKQHGIKITTPTQAYSHDDENTILMYIEFGMAQKYIDDLSRNVKRGIRAKLEKGWYPSVAPLGYLNNPAKNKGEKDIIPDPERFKLVRNMWDLMISGRYSPPKIVEMANKEWGFKTRPMKRLGSKPLNRSAIYKILTNPFYYGYFEYPRGSGLWFQGSHEPMVNEREYELVQALLGRKGLAKPKKHTFPFTGMMRCGECGAVITAEEKHQLICSTCKHKFAYRNKERCPKCETAISKMMQPKFLHYTYYHCAKTKKPGCSQGSVRGEGLEKQIDTYISRIQLSANMKQWTIELLSKAHKEEIKGRGAIVQSQQKTYTDCLKRLDNLILLKTSPQNANGNLLSDEEYSLQRVQLLKEKSRLEELFKDAGHRIDKWLELSEKTFEFACYVRDWFNQGDIKDKREILSAIGSNLILRDKKVLIQAKNPFLLLENSLPGITMPKPPFEPKNNGLHKTKTEAYTSACLSGRGGIEDVRTFEDLPPEQKVRIQDLVRQVWEFFKETENPPHIPSFDKTKLPRKNNPNFCTSLN, from the coding sequence ATGTCCAAATATTTTCTCTATGCCCGAAAATCCTCAGAAGCTGAAGACCGGCAAGTATTGTCAATCGAATCTCAAATTGGTGAATTAAAAAGAATCGCAGAAAATCAGAATATTGAAATTACCGAAATATTGACCGAAGCCAGATCCGCAAAGGAACCCGGTAGACCCGTTTTTAATTCCATGATGCAGCGAATTTACAGAGGTGAGGCCAATGGCGTCCTCTGTTGGAAACTCGACCGTCTCGCACGTAATCCCGTTGATGGCGGTTCTATAATCTGGGCCATAAAGCAGCATGGAATAAAAATCACTACTCCTACACAGGCTTATAGCCATGATGACGAAAATACTATTCTCATGTACATCGAGTTTGGGATGGCCCAGAAGTATATAGATGATTTGAGTCGTAATGTGAAGCGTGGGATTAGGGCCAAGCTTGAAAAAGGCTGGTATCCGAGTGTAGCGCCTCTAGGCTATCTCAATAATCCAGCCAAGAATAAAGGGGAGAAGGATATAATACCTGATCCAGAACGATTTAAGCTGGTAAGAAATATGTGGGATCTGATGATCTCGGGCCGCTATTCTCCACCAAAGATAGTTGAAATGGCAAATAAAGAATGGGGATTCAAAACTAGGCCAATGAAAAGACTCGGCTCCAAACCATTAAATAGAAGTGCAATTTATAAAATTTTGACCAACCCCTTCTACTATGGCTATTTTGAATATCCGAGGGGCAGCGGCTTATGGTTTCAGGGCAGTCATGAGCCTATGGTCAATGAAAGGGAATATGAGTTGGTACAAGCCTTGCTCGGGAGAAAAGGACTTGCAAAGCCAAAGAAGCATACCTTCCCATTTACGGGTATGATGCGCTGCGGTGAATGCGGAGCAGTAATAACAGCAGAGGAAAAACATCAGCTGATATGTTCTACTTGCAAGCATAAGTTTGCATATAGAAATAAGGAAAGATGCCCTAAGTGCGAGACCGCGATTTCAAAAATGATGCAGCCGAAATTTCTGCATTATACCTATTATCATTGTGCCAAAACAAAAAAGCCCGGATGCTCGCAAGGATCCGTAAGGGGTGAGGGATTAGAAAAGCAGATAGATACCTATATTTCACGAATTCAACTCTCAGCTAACATGAAGCAGTGGACGATTGAGCTGCTTAGTAAGGCCCATAAGGAAGAAATTAAGGGCAGGGGTGCTATTGTCCAATCGCAACAAAAAACGTATACGGATTGTCTGAAAAGACTCGACAACCTAATTTTACTCAAGACTTCGCCTCAGAATGCAAATGGCAATTTGCTCTCGGATGAGGAATATTCTCTACAAAGGGTTCAACTCCTAAAGGAAAAGTCTCGTCTGGAAGAACTATTTAAGGATGCAGGACACAGAATAGATAAATGGCTTGAGCTTTCGGAGAAGACTTTTGAGTTTGCTTGTTATGTAAGAGACTGGTTCAATCAGGGCGATATTAAAGACAAGCGCGAGATACTTTCAGCAATTGGTTCGAACCTGATATTAAGGGATAAAAAAGTGCTAATCCAAGCCAAAAATCCTTTTCTATTGCTTGAAAATTCCCTTCCTGGTATTACGATGCCAAAGCCACCGTTCGAACCTAAAAATAATGGCTTACATAAAACAAAAACAGAGGCGTACACCTCTGCATGTCTCTCTGGGCGGGGAGGGATAGAGGACGTTAGAACATTTGAGGATCTGCCACCGGAGCAAAAAGTACGCATTCAAGACCTGGTTCGCCAGGTCTGGGAATTCTTCAAGGAAACGGAAAATCCTCCGCATATCCCTAGTTTTGATAAAACAAAACTCCCAAGAAAAAATAATCCAAATTTTTGCACCTCTCTCAACTAG
- a CDS encoding helix-turn-helix transcriptional regulator, whose product MKYIPNSLKKHRRIRGLKQKEVAEILGLQSASIISRWEKGQSMPNTLNAFKLALIYRTMVDALFIDLSRSLKEDLHRKEEAIRK is encoded by the coding sequence ATGAAATACATCCCGAACAGCCTGAAGAAGCACAGAAGAATACGAGGGCTCAAGCAAAAGGAAGTCGCGGAGATACTTGGGCTTCAGAGCGCAAGCATTATTTCGCGCTGGGAAAAGGGGCAGTCCATGCCTAATACTCTTAATGCCTTCAAATTGGCCTTGATATACAGGACTATGGTGGATGCCTTGTTTATCGATCTTTCGAGATCACTAAAAGAGGACCTCCATCGCAAGGAGGAGGCTATTAGAAAATAA
- the lexA gene encoding transcriptional repressor LexA: MKEISLSPKQIKAVRHIRNSLVHKGRLPSVRELMKELGYKSPRSASLIIDELISKGILKKRPDGDLQLVKDPESHSRHAQTIDVPLVGSVACGMPLLAQENIEGFVPVSKRLAHSGSKYFLLRASGDSMNKAKINDGDLVLIRQQPSAEEGEKVVALIDGEATVKELHFGQGAIVLLPKSTNKKHKPIIVTDDFQIQGVVVAVIPNLYD; encoded by the coding sequence ATGAAGGAAATTAGCTTATCCCCAAAACAAATAAAAGCAGTCCGTCACATTAGAAATAGCCTAGTGCATAAAGGCCGACTTCCTTCTGTCCGTGAGCTAATGAAGGAATTGGGATATAAATCACCCCGTTCGGCATCCCTGATAATAGATGAGCTTATCTCAAAGGGAATACTCAAGAAGCGCCCCGATGGCGATTTGCAGCTTGTTAAGGATCCAGAATCGCATTCAAGACATGCCCAGACTATAGATGTTCCCTTGGTTGGCTCAGTAGCGTGTGGCATGCCTTTATTAGCACAAGAGAACATTGAAGGATTCGTGCCTGTTTCTAAAAGGCTTGCCCACTCGGGCTCTAAATATTTTTTACTCAGGGCTTCTGGGGATTCAATGAACAAGGCAAAAATTAATGATGGCGATTTAGTATTAATTCGACAGCAGCCAAGTGCTGAAGAGGGTGAGAAGGTTGTTGCCCTAATTGACGGAGAAGCTACGGTTAAAGAGCTTCATTTTGGCCAAGGTGCAATTGTTTTGTTACCAAAATCTACAAATAAGAAACATAAACCGATAATCGTAACCGATGACTTCCAAATCCAAGGTGTTGTGGTTGCGGTAATCCCCAATCTATATGACTAA